From a region of the Haloferax volcanii DS2 genome:
- a CDS encoding dicarboxylate/amino acid:cation symporter, giving the protein MFGTVRTVWDEYRSVPLIYRIFVAFVAGSAAGILFGERMAVVSPLGELFIRLLNMLIIPIIVFTLLSGIRQLSPAQLGKIGGSTVGLYAVTTTIAGLIGLAVANILQPGRGVEFLDAEARSQAPPSLTDVLLGIVPSNPVTALAEGNLLATVFFVITFGIALTYVRARQDDLAETVDSIFAAFEVGTEALFVIVRGVLEYGVVGIFALMASGIGTEGIGVFSSLGELVLAVAVAVVAHIVITYLFLLMGLVMNVSPVAFLAGAKDAMVTAFATRSSSGTLPVTMQNAEEDLRIDERVYSFALPVGATANMDGAAIRQAITVVFAANVVGQPLVLSEQVLVLLVAVLISIGTAGVPGAGLVMLTVVLTQVGLPLEVVGFVAGVDPILGRIATMNNVTGDLAVSSVVAKWNDAVDFDDGVWARSADGLRDIVSSAD; this is encoded by the coding sequence ATGTTCGGGACAGTACGAACCGTGTGGGACGAGTATCGCTCGGTCCCACTCATCTATCGTATCTTCGTTGCGTTCGTCGCCGGGTCGGCGGCGGGTATCCTCTTCGGGGAACGGATGGCCGTGGTCAGCCCGTTGGGCGAGCTGTTCATCCGGTTGCTCAACATGCTCATCATCCCCATCATCGTCTTCACACTTCTCTCGGGGATTCGCCAACTTTCGCCCGCTCAGCTGGGGAAAATCGGCGGCTCGACGGTCGGACTCTACGCGGTGACGACGACCATCGCCGGTCTCATCGGCCTCGCCGTCGCGAACATCCTGCAACCGGGGCGAGGAGTCGAGTTTCTCGATGCGGAAGCCAGATCGCAAGCGCCACCGTCGCTGACAGACGTTCTCCTGGGAATCGTCCCCAGTAACCCCGTGACTGCGCTGGCCGAGGGGAACCTGTTGGCGACAGTCTTCTTCGTCATCACCTTCGGCATCGCGCTCACGTACGTCCGAGCACGGCAGGATGACCTCGCCGAGACTGTCGATTCGATTTTCGCTGCCTTCGAAGTCGGCACGGAAGCGCTGTTCGTCATCGTCCGCGGTGTCCTCGAATACGGTGTCGTCGGTATCTTCGCGCTGATGGCGTCCGGTATCGGCACCGAGGGCATCGGCGTGTTCTCCTCGCTCGGTGAGTTGGTGCTGGCCGTCGCTGTCGCCGTCGTCGCGCACATCGTCATCACGTATCTGTTCTTGCTGATGGGACTGGTGATGAACGTCTCGCCGGTCGCGTTCCTCGCCGGCGCGAAAGACGCGATGGTGACGGCGTTCGCCACCCGTTCGTCGAGCGGGACGCTCCCCGTCACGATGCAGAACGCAGAGGAGGACCTTCGAATCGACGAGCGTGTCTACTCGTTTGCGCTCCCGGTCGGAGCAACCGCAAATATGGACGGGGCTGCGATACGACAGGCGATAACCGTCGTGTTCGCCGCAAACGTCGTCGGACAACCGCTCGTGCTCTCCGAGCAGGTGCTCGTCCTTCTGGTGGCGGTGTTGATTAGCATCGGGACCGCGGGCGTCCCCGGTGCGGGGCTCGTGATGTTGACTGTCGTCCTCACGCAGGTGGGGCTGCCGCTGGAGGTCGTCGGGTTCGTCGCCGGTGTCGACCCGATTCTCGGCCGAATCGCGACGATGAACAACGTCACCGGCGATTTGGCCGTTTCGAGCGTCGTCGCGAAGTGGAACGACGCAGTCGACTTCGACGACGGGGTGTGGGCACGGTCGGCAGACGGGCTCCGGGATATCGTGTCGTCGGCAGACTGA
- a CDS encoding ornithine cyclodeaminase family protein: MTATLFLTSDEISGLATPAEYVAAVREGYRQRGEGAPAEPRTKLFNREPPGMLTTYAAVLPETGAMGGYMYSAGFGAEDAWFMTPLFDAQSGEPLALLDGASMNPFKTGAAGGVAVNALARDDASTLALIGSGAQARGQLRTAAAVRDLDSVWVYSPTKESRESFAGEMDRTLDASVAAVASSAAAVEGADIVVTATTATDPVFDGDLLDPGTHVTAMGQYHPEKRELDETTIERATYVPDLRERATMDAGSFLAAVEAGVVDEDHIHAELGEVVAGVAAGREDREEITVFDSGGTGIETVAAAHMLYEKAHEEGLGTTIDFSPASESLTGQ; the protein is encoded by the coding sequence ATGACAGCGACGTTGTTCCTCACGAGCGACGAGATTAGCGGACTGGCGACGCCGGCCGAGTACGTCGCGGCCGTCCGCGAGGGTTACAGACAGCGCGGCGAGGGCGCGCCGGCCGAGCCGCGGACCAAGCTGTTCAACCGCGAGCCGCCGGGCATGCTCACCACCTACGCGGCCGTGTTGCCCGAGACGGGCGCGATGGGCGGTTACATGTACTCCGCCGGCTTCGGCGCGGAGGACGCGTGGTTCATGACGCCGCTTTTCGACGCCCAGAGCGGCGAGCCGCTGGCGCTCCTCGACGGCGCGAGCATGAACCCCTTCAAGACCGGCGCGGCCGGCGGCGTCGCCGTCAACGCGCTCGCCCGCGACGACGCCTCGACGCTCGCGCTCATCGGGAGCGGCGCGCAGGCCCGCGGTCAGCTTCGGACCGCCGCGGCCGTCCGCGACCTCGACAGCGTCTGGGTCTACTCGCCCACCAAGGAGAGCCGCGAGTCGTTCGCGGGCGAGATGGACCGCACGCTCGACGCCAGCGTCGCGGCCGTCGCCTCCAGCGCCGCGGCCGTCGAGGGCGCGGACATCGTCGTCACGGCCACGACCGCCACGGACCCGGTGTTCGACGGCGACCTGCTCGACCCCGGCACGCACGTCACCGCGATGGGCCAGTACCACCCCGAAAAGCGCGAACTCGACGAGACGACCATCGAGCGCGCGACGTACGTCCCCGACCTCCGCGAGCGCGCGACGATGGACGCCGGGTCGTTCCTCGCCGCCGTCGAGGCCGGCGTCGTCGACGAAGACCACATTCACGCCGAACTCGGTGAGGTCGTCGCGGGCGTCGCCGCCGGGCGCGAGGACAGAGAAGAGATAACCGTCTTCGACAGCGGCGGCACGGGCATCGAGACGGTCGCCGCGGCCCACATGCTCTACGAGAAGGCGCACGAGGAGGGACTCGGGACGACCATCGACTTCTCGCCGGCGAGCGAGTCGCTCACCGGGCAGTAA
- a CDS encoding MFS transporter — protein sequence MGVGTVAGDVNRNDRSIVALVMLAHGMVHTYELSIPIFVAIWLGEFASIDLGLATVPVTTASLGVMTGLGFALFGLGALPGGILVDRVGSKRLIVACLLGMAGSFVLLALSPNLVVVALALLVWGAAASVYHPAGLRLISTGVEERGTGFAYHGIAGNIGIGFGPFLTALLLLFFDWHLVAGVLALPALAAAALATRANFEEQAAVAAADGGEGGDAGDSDTGGDGKAGAGVESFAELVSQSKHLFAGGFALVFALVMFSGLYYRGVTTFLPDLLGSVIGIEPIPVSALLPAGLVSGSAGRAPTLDVELFVYAGLLTVGVFGQYVGGKLTDRIRTERGIVAGFGALAVIAIAFLPVASLGVGPLLAICALLGFFLFIVQPFYQATVAEYTPAGLRGLSYGFTYLGVFGVGALGGAIAGYILTVADSTALFAVLAGFAAAATLLGVTLLRRRPTPA from the coding sequence ATGGGAGTCGGTACCGTGGCCGGAGACGTGAACCGTAACGACCGCTCCATCGTCGCGTTGGTGATGCTCGCCCACGGGATGGTCCACACGTACGAACTGTCCATCCCCATCTTCGTGGCCATCTGGCTCGGGGAGTTCGCGAGCATCGACCTCGGTCTCGCGACGGTGCCAGTCACGACCGCCTCGCTGGGCGTGATGACGGGCCTCGGCTTCGCGCTGTTCGGGCTCGGGGCGCTCCCCGGCGGCATCCTCGTCGACCGCGTCGGCTCCAAGCGCCTCATCGTCGCCTGCCTCCTCGGGATGGCCGGGTCGTTCGTCCTGCTCGCGCTGTCACCGAACCTCGTCGTCGTCGCGCTCGCGCTCCTCGTCTGGGGCGCGGCGGCCAGCGTCTACCACCCCGCCGGACTCCGCCTCATCAGCACCGGCGTCGAGGAACGCGGGACCGGCTTCGCCTACCACGGCATCGCCGGCAACATCGGCATCGGCTTCGGTCCGTTCCTCACCGCGCTCCTCTTGCTGTTTTTCGACTGGCATCTCGTCGCCGGCGTGCTCGCGCTCCCGGCGCTCGCGGCCGCCGCGCTCGCCACCCGCGCCAACTTCGAAGAACAGGCCGCGGTCGCCGCGGCCGACGGCGGTGAGGGGGGTGACGCCGGCGATAGCGACACCGGCGGCGACGGCAAAGCCGGCGCGGGCGTCGAGTCGTTCGCGGAACTGGTCTCGCAGTCGAAGCACCTTTTCGCCGGCGGCTTCGCGCTCGTCTTCGCACTCGTGATGTTCTCGGGACTCTACTACCGCGGCGTCACGACGTTCCTGCCGGACCTCCTCGGCTCGGTCATCGGCATCGAGCCGATTCCGGTGTCGGCGCTCCTGCCCGCCGGCCTCGTCTCCGGGTCGGCCGGCCGCGCGCCGACGCTCGACGTGGAACTGTTCGTCTACGCCGGCCTCCTGACGGTCGGCGTCTTCGGGCAGTACGTCGGCGGCAAGCTTACCGACCGCATCAGGACCGAGCGCGGCATCGTCGCCGGCTTCGGCGCGCTCGCCGTCATCGCCATCGCCTTCCTCCCCGTGGCGAGTCTCGGCGTCGGCCCGCTCCTCGCCATCTGTGCACTGCTCGGCTTCTTCCTGTTTATCGTCCAGCCGTTCTACCAAGCGACCGTCGCGGAGTACACGCCCGCCGGGCTTCGGGGGCTCTCCTACGGCTTTACCTACCTCGGCGTGTTCGGCGTCGGCGCGCTCGGCGGCGCTATCGCCGGTTACATCCTCACGGTCGCTGATTCGACGGCGTTGTTCGCGGTCCTCGCGGGGTTCGCGGCGGCCGCGACGCTCCTGGGCGTGACGCTGTTGCGACGGCGGCCGACGCCCGCCTGA
- the rqcH gene encoding ribosome rescue protein RqcH, protein MDPKRELTSVDLAALVTELNRYEGAKVDKAYLYGDDLLRLKMRDFDRGRLELLLEVGEIKRAHLAAQEHVPDAPGRPPNFAMMLRNRLSGADFAGVEQYEFDRILTFTFERGDENTKIVVELFGQGNIAVLDETGEVVRSLETVRLKSRTVAPGSQYEYPASRLDPLTVSRDALGRNMEQSDTDVVRTLATQLNLGGLYAEELCTRAGVEKTLDIADATDDDYDDIYDAIVDLREQVRAGEFDPRLYLDDDGEVVDVTPFPLREHQNAGLDEEAYDTFNDALDEYFFRLDLTADEQEATSDRPDFEEQIAKQQRIIDQQEGAIEGFEQQAQDERERAELLYANYDLVDDVLSTVRGAREEGVPWDDIAATLEEGAEQGIPEAEAVTNVDGANGTVTVDLDDATVTLDVSMGVEKNADRLYTEAKRIEEKKEGALAAIEDTREELAAVKKRRDEWEADDGDEDEDDEDEEPEETDWLALDSVPVKSTEHWFERFRWFHTSTGYLVVGGRNADQNEELVKKYMSKHDRFFHTQAHGGPVTLLKATGPSEPAQAVDFSEETLREAAQFAVSYSSIWKEGRFADDAYMVEPSQVSKTPESGEYIEKGSFVVRGDREYFEDVPAKVAVGIQCEDETRVIGGPPSTIETRAETTLTLTPGQYAQNDAAKLCYRRLRERFADKSFVRKIASPDQIQEFLPPGGSDIVDE, encoded by the coding sequence ATGGATCCGAAGCGGGAACTCACGAGCGTCGACCTCGCGGCCCTCGTCACCGAGTTGAACCGGTACGAGGGCGCGAAGGTCGACAAGGCGTACCTCTACGGCGACGACCTGCTTCGCCTCAAGATGCGGGACTTCGACCGCGGACGGCTCGAACTCCTCCTCGAAGTGGGCGAGATAAAGCGCGCGCACCTCGCCGCACAGGAGCACGTACCGGACGCCCCCGGTCGGCCGCCGAACTTCGCGATGATGCTCAGAAACCGGCTCAGCGGGGCCGACTTCGCGGGCGTCGAGCAGTACGAGTTCGACCGCATCCTCACGTTCACGTTCGAGCGGGGCGACGAGAACACGAAAATCGTCGTCGAGCTGTTCGGACAGGGCAACATCGCGGTGCTCGACGAGACGGGCGAAGTCGTCCGCAGTCTGGAGACGGTGCGACTCAAGTCGCGGACGGTCGCGCCGGGGTCGCAGTACGAGTACCCCGCTTCGCGGCTCGACCCCCTCACCGTCAGCCGCGACGCCCTCGGCCGGAACATGGAGCAGTCCGACACCGACGTGGTGCGGACGCTCGCCACCCAGTTGAACCTCGGCGGCCTCTACGCCGAGGAGCTGTGTACCCGCGCCGGCGTGGAGAAGACCCTCGATATCGCCGACGCCACCGACGACGACTACGACGACATCTACGACGCCATCGTCGACCTCCGCGAGCAGGTGCGCGCCGGGGAGTTCGACCCGCGGCTCTACCTCGACGACGACGGCGAAGTCGTGGACGTGACGCCCTTCCCGCTGCGCGAACACCAGAACGCCGGGCTCGACGAGGAGGCCTACGACACGTTCAACGACGCGCTCGACGAGTACTTCTTCCGGCTCGATTTGACCGCCGACGAGCAGGAGGCGACCTCCGACCGCCCGGACTTCGAGGAGCAAATCGCCAAACAGCAGCGCATCATCGACCAGCAGGAGGGCGCAATCGAGGGCTTCGAACAGCAGGCCCAAGACGAGCGCGAGCGCGCCGAACTGCTGTACGCCAACTACGACCTCGTCGACGACGTGCTGTCGACCGTCCGCGGCGCGCGCGAGGAGGGCGTCCCGTGGGACGACATCGCCGCGACGCTGGAAGAGGGTGCCGAACAGGGCATCCCCGAGGCCGAGGCCGTCACGAACGTCGACGGCGCGAACGGCACGGTCACCGTCGACCTCGACGACGCGACCGTCACCCTCGACGTGTCGATGGGCGTCGAGAAGAACGCAGACCGCCTCTACACCGAGGCCAAGCGCATCGAGGAGAAAAAGGAGGGCGCGCTGGCCGCCATCGAGGACACTCGCGAGGAGCTCGCGGCCGTAAAGAAGCGCCGCGACGAGTGGGAGGCCGACGACGGCGACGAGGACGAAGACGACGAGGACGAAGAACCCGAGGAGACCGACTGGCTCGCGCTCGACTCGGTGCCCGTCAAGTCCACGGAACACTGGTTCGAGCGGTTCCGTTGGTTCCACACCTCCACGGGCTACCTCGTCGTCGGCGGCCGCAACGCCGACCAAAACGAGGAGTTAGTGAAGAAGTACATGAGCAAGCACGACCGCTTCTTCCACACGCAGGCCCACGGGGGACCGGTCACGCTCCTGAAGGCGACGGGGCCGAGCGAGCCCGCCCAAGCGGTCGACTTCTCCGAGGAGACGCTCCGCGAGGCCGCGCAGTTCGCCGTCTCGTACTCCTCCATCTGGAAGGAGGGCCGCTTCGCCGACGACGCCTACATGGTCGAGCCGTCGCAGGTGTCGAAGACGCCCGAGTCCGGCGAGTACATCGAAAAGGGGAGCTTCGTCGTCCGCGGCGACCGCGAGTACTTCGAGGACGTACCCGCGAAGGTCGCGGTCGGCATCCAGTGCGAAGACGAAACGCGGGTCATCGGCGGCCCGCCGTCGACAATCGAGACGCGCGCGGAGACGACGCTGACGCTCACCCCGGGGCAGTACGCCCAGAACGACGCCGCGAAACTGTGTTATCGTCGGCTCCGCGAGCGCTTCGCAGACAAGTCGTTCGTCAGAAAAATCGCGTCACCCGACCAGATTCAGGAGTTCCTCCCGCCGGGCGGGAGCGATATCGTCGACGAGTGA
- a CDS encoding GNAT family N-acetyltransferase, whose amino-acid sequence MTNSDVRVATGDAERDDAFGVRKAVFVDEQGVDEELEWDEHDDPDAEAVHFVASRDGDAVGAARLREYEPGVGKVERVAVLESARGEGWGRRLMEALEAEARERGFDSLLLHGQTTAEGFYRGLGYETKSDEFDEAGIPHVEMRKSL is encoded by the coding sequence ATGACCAACAGTGACGTTCGCGTCGCCACCGGCGACGCAGAACGCGACGACGCCTTCGGCGTCCGCAAGGCCGTCTTCGTGGACGAACAGGGCGTCGACGAGGAACTGGAGTGGGACGAACACGACGACCCCGACGCCGAGGCGGTCCACTTCGTCGCCTCCCGCGACGGCGACGCGGTCGGCGCGGCCCGACTGCGCGAGTACGAACCCGGCGTCGGCAAAGTCGAGCGCGTCGCCGTCCTCGAATCGGCCCGCGGCGAGGGCTGGGGGCGGCGACTCATGGAGGCGCTCGAAGCCGAGGCGCGCGAGCGCGGCTTCGACTCGCTTCTCCTCCACGGCCAGACGACCGCCGAGGGGTTCTATCGCGGTCTCGGCTACGAGACGAAGAGCGACGAGTTCGACGAGGCCGGGATTCCGCACGTCGAGATGCGGAAGTCGCTGTAA
- a CDS encoding mechanosensitive ion channel family protein: MAPQGGAAGSGQATTWLQDLRSTLAQFVSTEERLGISAALVALALGIAVFLAPRLVSRATAELRTRVLAHPRVPDAVTDAAWLFPATVVVRTLQLAVFVGAALSLLLLWGYTGLAADLTELLAVAVPNAAKLGATVALFAGALVGTNVLEEKLDSYATASDNINAHQQGIVFRVLQLVVLLAVGMAALTVWQVRIGGLLVGAGFLGIVVGMAARQTLGSLIAGFVLMFSRPFELGDWVEIDDAEGIVTDITIINTRLSNADGETVVFPNDRVTNAKITNRTKRNRLRLRLDVGIDYEADIERAESVAEEALSDLKFVEGVPKPQVMPTTFGDSAIGLQLRFWITNPSAPRRAQAKAEVFRSVKLAFDREGIKIPYPQRELLAREEADGFQLREDRRSQPVETSVSED, encoded by the coding sequence ATGGCACCACAGGGGGGTGCGGCGGGTTCGGGGCAGGCGACAACGTGGCTTCAGGACCTCCGCTCGACGCTCGCACAGTTCGTTTCGACAGAAGAGCGACTCGGTATCTCGGCGGCGCTCGTGGCGCTCGCGCTCGGTATCGCGGTCTTTCTCGCGCCGCGGCTCGTCTCGCGGGCGACCGCCGAACTCCGGACGCGGGTGTTGGCCCATCCGCGGGTCCCGGACGCCGTCACCGACGCGGCGTGGCTGTTTCCCGCGACGGTCGTCGTCCGGACGCTCCAACTCGCGGTGTTCGTCGGCGCTGCGCTCTCGCTGTTGCTTCTCTGGGGCTACACCGGCCTCGCCGCGGACCTCACCGAACTGCTCGCCGTCGCGGTGCCGAACGCCGCCAAACTCGGGGCCACGGTCGCGCTGTTCGCCGGGGCGCTCGTCGGGACGAACGTCCTCGAAGAGAAACTGGACTCGTACGCGACGGCCTCCGACAACATCAACGCCCACCAGCAGGGCATCGTCTTCCGCGTCCTCCAACTGGTCGTCCTCCTCGCGGTCGGGATGGCGGCGCTCACGGTCTGGCAGGTCAGAATCGGCGGCCTGCTCGTCGGAGCGGGCTTCCTCGGTATCGTGGTCGGGATGGCCGCGCGACAGACCCTCGGGTCGCTCATCGCGGGCTTCGTGCTGATGTTCTCCCGACCGTTCGAACTGGGTGACTGGGTCGAAATCGACGACGCCGAGGGCATCGTCACCGACATCACCATCATCAACACCCGCCTGAGCAACGCCGACGGCGAGACGGTCGTCTTCCCAAACGACCGCGTGACCAACGCGAAGATAACGAACCGGACGAAGCGCAACCGCCTCCGGCTCCGCCTCGACGTGGGCATCGACTATGAGGCCGACATCGAACGCGCCGAGTCGGTGGCCGAGGAGGCGCTTTCCGACCTCAAGTTCGTCGAGGGGGTGCCGAAGCCGCAGGTGATGCCGACGACGTTCGGTGACTCCGCCATCGGCCTCCAACTTCGTTTTTGGATTACGAACCCCTCGGCCCCGCGCCGTGCGCAGGCGAAAGCCGAGGTGTTTCGGAGCGTGAAGCTCGCCTTCGACCGCGAGGGAATCAAGATACCCTACCCGCAGCGCGAACTGCTCGCCCGCGAGGAGGCCGACGGCTTCCAGTTACGGGAGGACCGCCGCAGTCAGCCGGTCGAGACGTCGGTTTCGGAGGATTAG
- a CDS encoding mRNA surveillance protein pelota, which produces MRISSRGRGEEGRERITLVPENVDDLWHLSYVLEPGDLVSGDTTRRIQRDDEQMRDTGGEREHLNVTIEVDDVEFARFANRLRVGGVIVSCSREDQLGHHHTLNVEERAEITIEKQFKADQIDRIETAEQAAENPDVAIATVEEGAAYIHTVAQYGTEEYASITKPTGKGEYARPRSELFDELGSALSHLEVDAIILAGPGFTKNDAMDYFEDNFPAVAETIVTTVDTAGVGDRGVHEVLKRGAVDDVQKQTRIAEEANLIDELMENISTGAKAAYGVEQVAEAAEFGAVEHLLLLDSRLRAERQGDGDWDVDVNDIIDSVEQKGGEVTVFSAEFQPGEQLKNLGGIAAVLRYRLQ; this is translated from the coding sequence ATGCGCATTTCGAGCCGCGGTCGCGGCGAGGAGGGGCGCGAGCGAATCACGCTCGTCCCCGAGAACGTCGACGACCTCTGGCACCTCTCGTACGTCCTCGAACCGGGTGACCTCGTCTCCGGCGACACCACCCGGCGCATCCAGCGCGACGACGAGCAGATGCGGGACACCGGCGGCGAGCGCGAGCACCTCAACGTCACCATCGAGGTCGACGACGTGGAGTTCGCCCGCTTCGCCAACCGCCTGCGCGTCGGCGGCGTCATCGTCTCCTGTTCCCGCGAGGACCAACTCGGCCACCACCACACCCTCAACGTCGAGGAGCGCGCCGAGATAACCATCGAGAAACAGTTCAAGGCCGACCAGATAGACCGCATCGAGACGGCCGAACAGGCCGCGGAAAACCCCGACGTGGCCATCGCCACCGTCGAGGAGGGCGCGGCCTACATCCACACCGTCGCCCAGTACGGCACCGAGGAGTACGCCTCGATCACGAAGCCGACGGGGAAAGGCGAGTACGCCCGCCCGCGGTCCGAACTGTTCGACGAACTCGGGTCCGCGCTGTCGCACCTCGAGGTGGACGCCATCATCCTCGCCGGGCCGGGCTTCACGAAGAACGACGCGATGGACTACTTCGAGGACAACTTCCCCGCGGTCGCGGAGACCATCGTCACGACCGTCGACACCGCCGGCGTCGGCGACCGCGGCGTCCACGAGGTCCTCAAGCGCGGCGCGGTCGACGACGTGCAGAAACAGACCCGCATCGCCGAGGAGGCCAACCTCATCGACGAACTGATGGAGAACATCTCGACGGGCGCGAAGGCGGCCTACGGCGTCGAACAGGTCGCGGAGGCCGCGGAGTTCGGCGCGGTCGAACACCTGCTGCTTCTGGACTCGCGGCTCCGCGCGGAGCGACAGGGCGACGGCGACTGGGACGTGGACGTCAACGACATCATCGACTCGGTCGAACAGAAGGGCGGCGAGGTCACCGTGTTCTCCGCGGAGTTCCAGCCCGGCGAGCAGTTGAAGAACCTCGGGGGCATCGCGGCGGTCCTCCGGTACCGATTGCAGTAG
- a CDS encoding DUF4013 domain-containing protein, with amino-acid sequence MLADALGYPLKHEDSVGTIIIGSVLLLASAAVWFLSGILLAVLIGIFMLPLALVPLAIVQGYQVRVLKRTIDGDNAPPSFTQWGELLADGIKAWLIKFIYAIPLFAILAILFFSGFLSSISQSELAQASFGIFSIIGLLFFVGYSLLSLYLIPLGLCSFADDGTISAAFRFSQLSEVGLNGNFAVGWLLAVFVVVIGQIFGVPLSLLIIGVTILFYTRVVEYRLFASGYRQAIAGSQSNSEPRDMESMFSETGTE; translated from the coding sequence ATGCTCGCTGATGCGCTCGGTTATCCATTAAAGCATGAGGACTCTGTGGGAACGATTATAATCGGTTCTGTCCTGCTACTCGCTTCAGCCGCAGTCTGGTTCCTTTCGGGAATTCTTTTGGCTGTACTTATTGGCATCTTCATGCTCCCTCTTGCGCTGGTTCCATTAGCAATTGTTCAGGGCTACCAAGTTCGTGTTTTAAAAAGAACAATTGATGGAGATAATGCGCCTCCAAGTTTCACGCAGTGGGGTGAATTACTGGCAGATGGAATCAAGGCGTGGCTTATCAAATTTATTTACGCAATTCCGCTTTTTGCTATCCTTGCGATATTATTCTTTTCCGGATTTCTAAGTTCAATATCCCAGTCTGAGCTTGCCCAAGCTAGTTTCGGGATATTCTCGATTATTGGTCTACTCTTTTTTGTCGGGTATTCCTTACTCAGCTTGTACTTGATCCCGCTCGGGTTGTGTAGTTTTGCGGACGATGGCACGATTAGCGCGGCATTTCGGTTTTCTCAACTCTCAGAAGTGGGGTTGAACGGCAACTTCGCGGTTGGTTGGCTATTAGCCGTTTTTGTTGTCGTCATAGGCCAAATATTCGGTGTTCCGCTGTCACTACTCATCATTGGCGTCACTATTCTCTTCTACACCCGCGTGGTAGAGTATCGACTCTTTGCTTCGGGGTATCGACAGGCAATAGCTGGGAGCCAATCTAACTCTGAACCGAGAGATATGGAATCGATGTTCTCGGAAACCGGCACCGAATAA
- a CDS encoding DUF4013 domain-containing protein: MISESLSYPRNDENWLKTVLIGGVLSFLGFLIVPTFLVIGYLLRVVRATMKGDEQPPVFDDWGDMAVDGVKGFAIAFVYGVLPLIIMSVFVGSAIIGIFAGGGSDTAGIFGGIMTLVGLLVSLVLGLLAAYIVPAALANYAETDRLGSAFDVGALRPVLTSGKYVTAWLTAFVVLFAVSVVLSLLNVIPLLGQLLSFVLGPFVGFYAAVAAYYIIGQTWGKLHEVEMMDEGEISGEQPAI; encoded by the coding sequence ATGATTTCAGAATCACTTTCGTATCCTCGCAACGACGAGAATTGGCTCAAGACAGTCCTCATCGGTGGGGTGCTCAGTTTCCTTGGGTTCCTCATCGTACCGACGTTCCTCGTCATTGGCTATCTGCTCCGCGTCGTCCGCGCGACGATGAAGGGCGACGAGCAACCGCCGGTGTTCGACGACTGGGGTGACATGGCCGTCGACGGCGTGAAAGGCTTCGCCATCGCGTTCGTCTACGGTGTCCTCCCGCTCATCATCATGAGCGTGTTCGTCGGGTCGGCCATCATTGGCATCTTTGCCGGCGGTGGCTCCGACACTGCGGGCATCTTCGGCGGCATCATGACTCTCGTCGGGCTCCTCGTCTCGCTGGTGCTCGGCCTGCTCGCCGCCTACATCGTCCCGGCGGCACTGGCCAACTACGCTGAGACCGACCGACTCGGGTCCGCCTTCGACGTCGGCGCGCTCAGACCCGTGCTCACCTCGGGCAAGTACGTCACCGCGTGGCTCACTGCCTTCGTGGTGCTGTTCGCCGTGTCGGTCGTCCTCAGCCTGCTCAACGTCATTCCGCTGTTGGGGCAACTGCTCAGCTTCGTCCTCGGCCCGTTCGTCGGGTTCTACGCGGCCGTCGCCGCCTACTACATCATCGGCCAGACGTGGGGCAAACTCCACGAGGTCGAGATGATGGACGAGGGCGAGATATCCGGTGAGCAGCCGGCCATTTGA